A genomic region of Sideroxydans sp. CL21 contains the following coding sequences:
- a CDS encoding OmpA family protein yields MLQKELNEDNKEIENVAYELYKKHGFKDGNDYVDWLEAERLTRKHPPLVFKKRGPNLLALIAGLICVIIAILLVMLFRPAPKMELSQKSLSELKLVMLVLDPKADEKLVALGDTHFAFDQSTLTPEAKALLDKDIQFLKDNPKMDVRMAGYTSAEGTEEVNQKLSEDRANAVRAYLVEKGLKAERISVIGYGRTKPALYEVSPGNINSPEAKANMRVLFEIVAKQ; encoded by the coding sequence ATGCTTCAAAAGGAACTGAACGAGGACAACAAGGAAATCGAGAACGTGGCCTATGAGCTCTACAAAAAACACGGCTTCAAGGACGGCAACGATTATGTCGATTGGCTCGAAGCGGAACGGCTGACGAGGAAGCATCCGCCGCTGGTTTTCAAGAAGCGCGGACCGAACTTGCTTGCGCTCATCGCGGGTTTGATCTGCGTCATTATCGCGATCCTTCTGGTCATGCTGTTCAGACCGGCGCCCAAAATGGAGCTGTCGCAAAAGAGCCTGTCCGAACTGAAGCTCGTCATGCTCGTGCTTGATCCCAAAGCGGACGAAAAATTGGTCGCATTGGGAGACACGCATTTCGCGTTCGATCAATCCACGCTTACCCCTGAAGCCAAGGCGCTCCTGGACAAGGATATCCAGTTCCTGAAGGACAACCCGAAAATGGACGTCCGCATGGCGGGCTATACCTCCGCTGAAGGCACGGAAGAGGTCAATCAGAAACTGAGCGAAGACAGGGCCAACGCGGTCAGGGCCTATCTGGTTGAAAAAGGTCTCAAGGCCGAAAGGATCTCGGTCATCGGATACGGCAGAACAAAACCGGCCTTGTATGAAGTGTCGCCCGGCAACATCAACTCGCCGGAAGCAAAGGCCAACATGCGCGTGCTTTTTGAGATCGTGGCGAAGCAATAG